In the genome of Coraliomargarita algicola, one region contains:
- the thrS gene encoding threonine--tRNA ligase, whose protein sequence is MKDMSPLEELRHSCSHVLATAILRLFPETQLDIGPPTENGFYYDIDLDKKLDASDLEAIEAEMKKVIKENQKFTRIECSREEAVAKIKEIGQERYKLGRLDDIPEGEAISFYQNGEFIDLCAGSHVGYTKKIKAYKLLSIAGAYHRGDEKNKQLQRIYGTAFPSKEELADYLERLEQAKARDHRKLGKELKLFHIDEAVGAGMVLWTPNGAVIRQELQNFIAEELRMADYDQVFTPHIGKLGLYRTSGHFPYYKDSQFPPIVEPGTVDRLAQEGCSCAELSNQLDSGEIDGYLLKPMNCPMHIKVFDSQPHSYRDLPVRLAEFGTVYRWEQSGELNGMTRVRGFTQDDAHLFCTEDQIGQEIKGCLDLVKLVFNTLGMSDYRVRIGLRDPDSTKYVGDAAKWDKAEAALREAAKTLGVDFVEEPGEAAFYGPKIDFVVKDVIGREWQLGTVQVDYNLPERFDLNYIGADNEKHRPVMIHRAPFGSMERFCGVLIEHFAGNFPIWLAPEQVRILPMNDDLVPQAREIEKLLKAAKIRVTVDDIADKLGAKIRKCHVDKVPTFLVLGRQEAEQGLVKVNSRTNASLEGLKKPEEFMSELLQNIANKTLPESKEDK, encoded by the coding sequence ATGAAAGACATGTCCCCCCTAGAGGAACTCCGCCATTCTTGTTCGCACGTGCTCGCCACAGCGATTCTCCGACTTTTCCCGGAGACCCAACTTGACATCGGCCCTCCCACCGAAAACGGCTTTTACTACGATATCGATCTAGATAAAAAGCTGGATGCCTCCGACCTCGAAGCCATCGAGGCCGAGATGAAAAAGGTGATCAAGGAGAACCAAAAGTTTACCCGTATCGAATGCTCGCGCGAAGAAGCAGTGGCTAAGATCAAGGAAATCGGCCAAGAACGCTACAAGCTGGGCCGTTTGGATGATATCCCGGAAGGCGAAGCCATCAGCTTCTACCAGAACGGGGAGTTTATCGACCTTTGCGCAGGCTCACACGTGGGCTACACCAAGAAAATCAAGGCCTATAAATTGCTCTCGATTGCTGGTGCCTACCACCGTGGCGACGAAAAGAACAAACAGCTGCAACGCATCTACGGCACCGCGTTTCCAAGTAAGGAAGAACTGGCGGATTACCTAGAGCGCCTCGAACAAGCGAAGGCGCGCGATCACCGCAAGCTGGGCAAAGAGCTCAAGCTCTTCCACATCGACGAAGCGGTCGGTGCCGGCATGGTGCTCTGGACACCCAACGGCGCAGTCATCCGCCAGGAGCTGCAGAACTTCATCGCAGAAGAGCTGCGCATGGCCGATTACGACCAGGTATTCACGCCGCACATCGGCAAGCTCGGGCTCTACCGCACATCCGGGCACTTCCCTTACTACAAAGACTCGCAATTTCCACCGATCGTCGAACCGGGCACGGTGGATCGCCTTGCACAAGAGGGTTGCTCCTGCGCAGAGCTGTCCAATCAACTCGACAGCGGCGAAATCGACGGCTACTTGCTCAAGCCGATGAACTGCCCGATGCACATTAAAGTCTTCGACAGTCAACCTCACTCCTACCGTGACCTGCCCGTGCGCCTGGCAGAATTTGGCACCGTGTATCGCTGGGAGCAATCCGGCGAACTCAATGGTATGACACGTGTGCGCGGTTTCACCCAAGATGACGCGCACCTATTCTGCACCGAGGATCAGATCGGGCAGGAAATCAAAGGCTGCCTGGACTTGGTCAAACTAGTCTTCAACACACTGGGCATGTCTGACTACCGCGTGCGCATCGGCCTGCGCGACCCGGACTCCACGAAGTATGTGGGCGACGCGGCAAAATGGGACAAAGCTGAAGCTGCACTGCGCGAAGCCGCCAAAACGCTTGGCGTCGACTTCGTCGAAGAGCCAGGTGAAGCTGCATTCTACGGCCCCAAGATCGACTTTGTCGTCAAAGATGTGATTGGTCGCGAATGGCAACTCGGCACCGTTCAGGTTGATTATAATCTGCCTGAGCGCTTTGACCTAAACTACATCGGCGCCGACAATGAAAAGCACCGCCCCGTGATGATCCACCGCGCCCCCTTCGGCTCGATGGAACGCTTCTGCGGCGTGCTGATCGAGCACTTCGCTGGCAACTTCCCGATCTGGCTCGCACCGGAACAAGTCCGCATCCTCCCGATGAACGACGATCTGGTGCCACAAGCACGCGAAATCGAAAAGCTGCTTAAAGCCGCGAAGATCCGCGTTACGGTTGACGATATCGCCGACAAGCTCGGAGCCAAGATCCGCAAATGCCACGTCGACAAAGTGCCCACCTTCCTCGTGCTGGGACGCCAAGAGGCTGAGCAAGGTCTCGTCAAGGTCAACTCGCGCACCAATGCATCCCTCGAAGGCCTCAAAAAGCCCGAGGAGTTTATGAGCGAATTGTTGCAAAACATCGCGAACAAAACACTCCCCGAGAGCAAAGAGGACAAATAG
- the dmeF gene encoding CDF family Co(II)/Ni(II) efflux transporter DmeF — translation MGKIDITKWQHSHSFGQEVRKEGESRTLWVIAITALMMVIEIAAGVAFGSMALLADGLHMASHTAALGITAFAYIYARKHAHDTRFSFGTGKVNALGGFTGALLLAIFALVMAWESVERLLNPTEIVFNSAIAVAIIGLIVNGVSVFILGADHDHGHDHSHSHSHEHHHEHEHDHSHGDHHHHDHGHHHDHNLRSAYLHVLADALTSVTAIIALLAAKYFGWIWMDPVMGIVGSLLVAKWSWGLLRQTSQVLLDYQASTAVMQQVKHALEGDGQGQLSDLHVWLIGPNRYSVIAAIVAERPLSAQVYRERLDAQQFPHVTIEVQSV, via the coding sequence ATGGGGAAGATCGATATTACGAAATGGCAGCATAGTCATAGTTTTGGACAAGAAGTCCGTAAAGAGGGGGAGTCGCGCACTTTGTGGGTGATTGCTATTACTGCGCTGATGATGGTCATTGAGATCGCAGCTGGCGTGGCTTTTGGTTCGATGGCATTGTTAGCGGATGGCTTGCACATGGCCTCGCACACTGCTGCGCTGGGTATCACTGCCTTTGCCTACATTTATGCGCGCAAACATGCGCATGATACACGTTTTAGTTTCGGCACTGGCAAAGTGAATGCTTTGGGGGGATTCACCGGGGCTTTGCTGCTTGCGATCTTTGCGCTGGTGATGGCCTGGGAAAGTGTCGAGCGATTATTGAATCCAACTGAGATCGTATTTAACTCGGCGATTGCCGTGGCGATCATTGGATTAATCGTGAATGGTGTCTCCGTTTTTATCCTAGGGGCCGACCATGATCACGGTCATGATCATTCTCATTCACACAGCCATGAGCACCATCACGAGCACGAGCATGATCATAGCCATGGCGATCATCACCACCATGATCATGGGCATCATCATGATCACAATTTACGCTCAGCGTATTTGCACGTCTTAGCGGATGCGTTGACCTCCGTTACGGCAATCATTGCGCTCTTAGCCGCGAAATATTTTGGATGGATCTGGATGGATCCGGTGATGGGCATTGTGGGCTCTTTACTGGTGGCTAAGTGGTCTTGGGGACTTTTGCGACAAACCAGTCAGGTTTTGCTGGATTATCAAGCATCGACGGCGGTCATGCAGCAGGTGAAGCATGCGCTAGAGGGCGATGGGCAAGGGCAGTTAAGCGACTTGCATGTTTGGTTGATTGGCCCGAATCGTTACAGCGTGATCGCAGCAATTGTCGCCGAGCGTCCACTCTCTGCCCAAGTTTATCGGGAGCGTTTGGATGCACAGCAGTTTCCGCACGTGACGATTGAAGTGCAGAGTGTTTGA
- a CDS encoding metal/formaldehyde-sensitive transcriptional repressor: MGHLHGENKKLVARVRRLKGQLESVERMLTEQADCYTVLQNVAACRGALNSLTRELIHEHIEHHLLDAEGAPDSVREASKEVQAIINSYLK; this comes from the coding sequence ATGGGACATTTACATGGAGAAAATAAAAAGCTCGTGGCGCGAGTGCGTCGATTGAAGGGGCAGTTGGAAAGTGTGGAACGAATGCTGACTGAGCAGGCAGATTGTTATACGGTGCTACAGAACGTGGCGGCCTGCCGTGGTGCGCTCAATTCGTTGACGCGTGAGTTGATTCACGAGCACATTGAGCACCACTTGCTCGATGCTGAGGGTGCTCCGGATTCGGTGCGTGAAGCTTCGAAGGAGGTGCAGGCGATCATTAACAGCTATTTAAAATAG
- a CDS encoding NAD(P) transhydrogenase subunit alpha → MELILLLFIFVLAAFLGFELIAKVPSQLHTPLMSGSNAISGITVVGAILAVHNDSSGLSVWLGFAAIVLATINVVGGYMVTDRMLGMFKKKGK, encoded by the coding sequence ATGGAACTGATACTCCTGCTGTTCATCTTCGTGCTGGCTGCCTTTCTAGGCTTCGAGCTCATTGCAAAAGTGCCCTCACAACTACATACCCCGTTGATGTCGGGGTCCAACGCGATCTCTGGGATCACCGTGGTTGGCGCAATCCTCGCCGTGCACAACGACTCCAGCGGACTCTCGGTATGGCTTGGATTCGCCGCCATCGTGCTGGCAACGATCAACGTGGTGGGGGGCTACATGGTCACCGATCGCATGCTGGGAATGTTCAAAAAGAAGGGTAAGTAA
- a CDS encoding NAD(P)(+) transhydrogenase (Re/Si-specific) subunit beta — protein MSAETIVNLSYIVAAILFVFGIKMLGKADTAKRGNLLSSLGMLLAVVVTLLNKGLDFPLVIGALALGAGIGFVAAKRVQMTGMPELVALFNGFGGLASLLVGWAEYHRAIHPASIIEQALRAEVPSFTAAVTVLAIVIGGITFTGSMYAWGKLSGKLGGRALSFAGQKTLNALLALGIVASGVVFSISPTAELAYCLLLTVIVLSLLLGIFAVMPIGGGDMPVVISLLNSCSGLAACAAGFVINNNVLVVAGCLVGASGLILTVIMCKAMNRTLKNVLFSGFGATTQVSSGESSGELKPISPEDAYYILEAAKNVIIIPGYGMAVAQAQHAVKELGELLEANDCEVRYAIHPVAGRMPGHMNVLLAEADVPYEQLVEMDDVNPTIEMVDVAIVIGANDVVNPAAANDESSPIYGMPIIEAHKAKTTFCLKRGKGAGFSGLENQLFTAPNTRMLYGDAKATVTNLVAQFKES, from the coding sequence ATGAGCGCCGAAACAATTGTTAATCTCTCTTACATCGTCGCAGCGATCCTCTTCGTGTTCGGCATCAAGATGCTGGGCAAAGCCGATACAGCTAAGCGCGGCAACCTACTCTCTTCGCTGGGCATGTTACTGGCGGTCGTAGTCACCTTGCTCAACAAAGGGCTCGATTTCCCACTCGTCATCGGAGCTTTGGCCCTCGGAGCGGGCATTGGATTCGTCGCGGCCAAACGTGTGCAAATGACGGGCATGCCTGAGTTGGTCGCACTCTTCAATGGTTTTGGGGGCCTAGCGTCGCTACTAGTGGGCTGGGCGGAATATCACCGCGCCATCCATCCTGCCAGCATCATCGAACAGGCTCTGCGCGCTGAAGTGCCGTCCTTTACGGCAGCGGTCACCGTGTTGGCGATTGTGATTGGTGGTATCACTTTTACAGGCTCAATGTATGCTTGGGGCAAACTTTCGGGTAAACTGGGCGGTCGCGCCTTAAGCTTCGCTGGCCAGAAAACACTGAACGCGTTACTCGCGCTGGGCATTGTAGCCTCAGGTGTCGTCTTTAGTATCTCGCCCACGGCGGAGCTCGCCTACTGCTTATTACTGACCGTGATCGTGCTGTCACTCTTACTCGGCATCTTTGCCGTCATGCCTATTGGTGGCGGCGACATGCCAGTCGTCATTTCGCTGCTCAACTCATGCTCGGGCCTGGCGGCCTGTGCCGCCGGTTTTGTGATCAACAATAATGTCTTGGTCGTCGCAGGCTGCCTGGTCGGGGCCTCCGGCCTCATCCTCACCGTGATCATGTGTAAGGCGATGAATCGCACACTCAAGAACGTGCTCTTTTCAGGCTTCGGCGCCACCACACAAGTCAGCAGCGGCGAAAGTTCCGGCGAACTCAAGCCCATCTCGCCGGAAGACGCCTACTACATATTGGAAGCCGCCAAGAACGTCATCATCATTCCTGGTTACGGCATGGCCGTGGCGCAGGCGCAGCATGCCGTCAAAGAGCTCGGCGAGTTACTGGAGGCCAACGACTGCGAGGTGCGCTACGCGATCCACCCCGTGGCTGGGCGCATGCCGGGCCACATGAACGTGCTACTGGCCGAAGCCGACGTGCCCTACGAGCAATTGGTCGAAATGGACGACGTGAACCCAACCATCGAAATGGTCGATGTTGCCATCGTCATCGGTGCCAACGACGTAGTCAACCCCGCCGCAGCCAACGACGAAAGCAGCCCCATTTACGGCATGCCAATCATCGAAGCGCACAAGGCTAAAACCACCTTCTGCCTCAAACGCGGCAAGGGCGCTGGCTTCTCCGGACTAGAAAATCAACTCTTCACGGCTCCCAACACTCGTATGCTCTACGGCGACGCCAAAGCGACCGTCACCAATCTAGTCGCGCAATTTAAGGAAAGTTAA
- the alr gene encoding alanine racemase gives MNTGTTSTRRCWAEIDLAAFERNLKRIQAALPARMRYLAVVKADAYGHGMPPIVRRLMQSGVDCFAVANVAEAADIRHMGAGWPILVLSPLLPEEDHLLLEYDLTATVSTYEECLRLNALGQSHATSIKVHLKIDTGMGRLGIWHRDAPTLLAQIHALPALQLEGVYTHFSSADSDPEFTQTQRERFLAALKADAPIPENLLIHADNSAGIDTLSDDSPFNAVRIGLLQFGVPPYPDSALGRVVVEPVFSFHTRIGLIKALPRGTDISYARTHKLTRDSRIALLTAGYGDGITRELSNRGQVLIHGQRCPILGRVTMDQTIVDVTDCPQAQIGDAVVLIGKDGSQEITTTEFSEKAHTIPWETLCSVTKRVTRVYVGSREL, from the coding sequence GTGAATACAGGCACCACATCCACTCGTCGCTGCTGGGCAGAAATCGACCTCGCAGCATTCGAACGTAATTTAAAGCGTATACAAGCCGCGTTGCCAGCTCGCATGCGTTACCTCGCCGTGGTCAAAGCAGACGCCTATGGGCACGGCATGCCGCCCATCGTGCGTCGCCTCATGCAAAGCGGCGTGGACTGTTTCGCCGTAGCCAACGTAGCCGAGGCGGCCGACATTCGCCATATGGGTGCCGGCTGGCCCATACTGGTGCTCAGCCCACTACTCCCCGAAGAGGACCACTTGCTGCTCGAATATGATCTGACAGCAACCGTCAGCACATATGAAGAATGCCTACGCCTCAACGCATTGGGCCAATCGCACGCGACCTCAATTAAGGTCCACCTAAAAATCGACACAGGCATGGGGCGACTGGGCATCTGGCATCGTGATGCTCCGACGCTATTGGCCCAAATCCATGCATTGCCCGCCTTACAGCTGGAAGGTGTGTACACCCACTTCTCCAGTGCCGATAGTGACCCCGAGTTCACTCAAACACAACGCGAACGTTTTTTGGCCGCATTGAAGGCGGATGCACCGATCCCCGAAAACTTACTCATTCATGCAGATAACTCCGCCGGCATTGACACTCTAAGCGATGACAGCCCCTTCAATGCCGTGCGCATCGGACTCCTGCAGTTTGGAGTGCCTCCCTACCCCGATTCCGCCCTCGGCCGCGTCGTAGTCGAGCCCGTCTTCAGTTTCCACACACGTATCGGCCTGATTAAAGCCCTGCCCCGTGGCACCGACATCAGTTACGCACGCACCCACAAACTCACGCGGGATTCTCGTATCGCCCTACTCACGGCCGGCTATGGCGATGGCATCACACGCGAACTCAGCAATCGCGGCCAGGTGCTGATCCACGGTCAACGCTGCCCCATCTTAGGCCGCGTCACGATGGATCAAACGATCGTCGATGTCACTGACTGCCCCCAAGCACAAATCGGCGATGCAGTCGTATTGATCGGCAAAGATGGCTCACAAGAGATCACCACCACTGAATTTAGCGAAAAAGCGCACACCATTCCCTGGGAAACACTCTGTTCAGTGACCAAACGCGTGACCCGCGTCTATGTCGGCTCCCGCGAGCTATAA
- a CDS encoding ecotin family protein has protein sequence MMLLIRIHLLLLMIFTAGCVSTGDVAQVTAPSATVTASEDLEAFPLPEPDYQRHVIRLPALEDEAAHFVTLVIGKTVLTDSVNNYRLLGTLEAVTVEGWGYTYYQLESEGHMAGTLMAVNPAAPQVERFVELGAPLEPIRYNSKVPIVVIVPEGFEVKYQVWSAAELRVAPQG, from the coding sequence ATGATGCTATTGATTCGTATTCATCTATTATTGCTGATGATTTTCACCGCGGGCTGCGTCAGCACAGGTGATGTTGCTCAGGTGACGGCTCCGTCTGCCACAGTTACAGCTTCTGAGGACTTAGAGGCTTTCCCTTTGCCCGAGCCTGATTATCAGCGTCATGTCATTCGTTTACCTGCTTTGGAGGATGAGGCCGCGCACTTCGTCACATTGGTGATCGGTAAAACCGTACTGACGGATTCGGTCAATAATTACCGACTTTTGGGCACACTTGAAGCCGTCACAGTGGAAGGCTGGGGCTACACTTATTATCAGCTCGAGTCGGAAGGCCACATGGCCGGCACTCTAATGGCGGTCAATCCAGCAGCTCCGCAGGTCGAGCGCTTTGTTGAACTCGGTGCGCCGCTAGAGCCGATTCGTTACAACAGTAAAGTGCCGATTGTGGTCATCGTGCCTGAGGGCTTCGAGGTCAAATACCAAGTCTGGAGTGCCGCGGAACTACGAGTTGCCCCTCAGGGCTAG
- a CDS encoding quinone-dependent dihydroorotate dehydrogenase, translated as MGFIYENLVRPALFKMEPEQAHDRGRTALMTMGALPTLCKLVRRYNQVCEDKAVKLFGLEFPNRVGLAAGMDKDGEFPRAIEALGFGHAEVGTVTPEGQPGNPRPRLFRYPEQHSLINRMGFNNKGSEVMLQALSKNYPKGKRGIPVGVNIGKAKTTPLDQAVDDYVASFRTLADQADYFTINISSPNTAGLRDLQGATYLRELLQTIRHENLSHAKKLGRDPHPLLLKIAPDLTFKEIDEIVGVLLELDYDGIIATNTTIQRPEGFKSKETGGLSGGDFIRRRSNEVINYIYKSTEGKLPIIGVGGIDSVEAAGEKIDAGASMVQIYTGWVYRGPFFARELARALKSKGEDWI; from the coding sequence ATGGGATTTATTTACGAAAACTTAGTGCGTCCGGCTTTATTCAAGATGGAGCCCGAGCAAGCACACGATCGCGGTCGCACCGCGTTAATGACAATGGGGGCTTTGCCTACGTTGTGTAAGCTGGTGCGCCGTTACAATCAGGTGTGCGAAGACAAAGCTGTAAAGCTCTTTGGCTTGGAATTTCCAAATCGTGTGGGGCTGGCTGCCGGAATGGACAAAGATGGCGAGTTTCCACGTGCGATCGAAGCTTTGGGCTTCGGACATGCTGAAGTCGGCACTGTCACGCCAGAGGGGCAGCCAGGCAATCCACGTCCCAGACTGTTTCGCTATCCGGAGCAACATTCTCTGATCAACCGTATGGGCTTTAATAACAAGGGCTCTGAAGTGATGTTGCAGGCCCTTTCAAAGAATTACCCGAAGGGCAAGCGCGGCATTCCTGTGGGGGTCAATATCGGTAAGGCTAAAACCACGCCGCTGGATCAAGCAGTAGATGACTATGTCGCGAGTTTTCGCACCTTGGCGGATCAGGCTGACTACTTTACCATTAATATCAGTAGTCCCAACACCGCGGGCTTGCGTGATCTGCAGGGGGCGACCTATTTACGGGAATTATTACAGACGATTCGTCACGAGAACTTGTCGCATGCCAAGAAGCTCGGGCGTGATCCACACCCGCTGCTGCTTAAAATCGCCCCCGACCTCACGTTTAAGGAAATCGACGAGATTGTCGGCGTGTTACTGGAACTGGACTACGATGGTATAATTGCCACGAATACGACGATCCAGCGCCCAGAGGGTTTTAAGAGTAAGGAAACTGGTGGCTTGAGTGGGGGAGACTTTATCCGCCGCCGTTCGAACGAGGTCATTAATTACATCTATAAGTCGACAGAGGGGAAGCTGCCAATCATCGGGGTGGGCGGAATCGATTCCGTGGAAGCCGCAGGCGAGAAAATTGATGCAGGCGCCTCAATGGTACAAATTTACACGGGATGGGTCTATCGCGGGCCATTTTTCGCGCGTGAACTTGCGCGCGCGCTGAAGTCTAAGGGCGAAGACTGGATCTAG
- a CDS encoding vitamin B12-dependent ribonucleotide reductase, whose protein sequence is MKKESSKTPHNYLTIKRTFSSQTVHPYDEINWSYRSSEITDDKGKAIFKQDNVEVPAAFSDLATKILSSKYFYGDIDNGTDPHKGGRESSFKQVIDRVAGTITEWGQADGYFADAAQAKVFDEELKWLLANQYGAFNSPVWFNLGLYQAYGVGKESGKGNFYWDQEHDVVMRASSQYEYPQCSACFIQHVDDDMDSIMDLARAEAMLFKFGSGSGTDLSSIRSTREKLSGGGKPSGPLSFLSVYDAVAGVVKSGGKTRRAAKMNVLKDWHPDIEEFIHAKQLEERKAWALIEEGYDPSFNGEAYASIKYQNENLSVRASDEFMQAAINGNTFFTRRVTDGQACEEKDASYLLDKIAEGTHICGDPGMQFDDTIHKWHTCKGSGRQNCTNPCSEYLFLDNSACNLASLNLMKFRTAHGLDIERFAAAARIFIIAQEIIVDRSSYPTEGITYNSHWFRTLGLGYANLGALLMSYGYAYASDEGLGLAKAITAAMTGVAYKTSAELAALKGPFAGYHEAAHFGVPNPPEKDNVASMQAVIDLHKSHAEALDHNSPKPLVDYAAKIWKEASDLGKRYGYRNAQVTVLAPTGTIGFLMDCDTTGVEPAIGLVAYKTLAGGGCMTLPIKSIPLALETLGYQATAIEKICAHVKEYGTVENIKVSGKSILSGLKDEHIPIFDSAFRSGMGERYLPYTAHIDMMAAVQPFLSGAISKTVNMPEEATVKEIRDTYIHAWKKGIKGIAIYRDGSKRSAPIKTRKDKAEAKKVEVQVVTEPYRRRLADTRESITHKFSIAGSEGYITIGKFDDGQPGEVFIQMAKAGSTINGLMDTVGTLVSLCLQYGVPLETLVKKFSHVRFEPEGMTKNPHIPFAKSVIDYVARELGMEFIPGYKERMSPALQEDDAFEDRNPSSTVIPKEDTKIDTKQLEFLTQSEGNLTCPECGSGKVKVTGTCACCLNCGTSLGCS, encoded by the coding sequence ATGAAGAAAGAATCCTCAAAAACCCCACACAATTACCTCACGATCAAGCGTACATTCTCCTCTCAAACAGTCCATCCCTACGACGAAATCAACTGGAGCTATCGCAGCTCTGAGATTACAGACGACAAAGGCAAAGCCATATTTAAGCAGGATAACGTCGAAGTCCCCGCCGCATTTTCTGACTTGGCCACCAAAATCCTTTCCTCAAAATATTTCTATGGAGACATCGACAATGGCACCGATCCACACAAAGGCGGGCGTGAATCCTCCTTCAAGCAAGTGATCGATCGTGTCGCGGGTACCATTACTGAATGGGGGCAGGCGGACGGTTATTTCGCCGACGCGGCACAGGCCAAAGTTTTTGATGAAGAGCTCAAATGGCTACTCGCGAACCAATACGGCGCCTTCAACTCTCCGGTGTGGTTCAATCTCGGCCTTTACCAAGCCTATGGTGTGGGCAAAGAATCCGGCAAAGGTAATTTCTATTGGGACCAGGAACATGACGTAGTGATGCGAGCCAGCAGTCAGTATGAGTATCCCCAGTGCTCCGCCTGCTTCATACAACACGTCGACGACGACATGGACTCGATCATGGACCTCGCACGTGCCGAAGCCATGCTCTTTAAATTTGGGTCTGGCTCGGGCACCGACCTCTCCAGCATCCGTTCAACCCGTGAAAAACTATCCGGGGGGGGCAAACCTTCAGGCCCACTATCTTTTCTATCGGTCTACGATGCCGTAGCCGGAGTCGTCAAAAGTGGCGGCAAAACCCGTCGCGCCGCCAAAATGAACGTGCTCAAAGATTGGCACCCCGACATCGAAGAGTTTATCCACGCGAAGCAACTGGAAGAGCGCAAAGCTTGGGCATTGATCGAAGAAGGCTACGATCCTTCCTTTAATGGCGAAGCCTACGCCTCCATCAAATATCAGAACGAAAACCTTTCCGTGCGCGCATCCGACGAATTTATGCAAGCCGCGATCAACGGCAATACATTCTTCACCCGCCGCGTCACCGATGGGCAAGCCTGCGAAGAAAAGGACGCCTCTTACCTGCTAGACAAAATCGCCGAAGGCACTCACATCTGCGGCGACCCGGGCATGCAGTTCGACGACACCATCCACAAATGGCACACCTGCAAAGGCTCGGGACGGCAAAACTGCACCAATCCCTGCAGTGAGTATCTATTCCTCGACAATTCCGCCTGCAACCTGGCCTCGCTTAATTTAATGAAGTTCCGCACCGCGCACGGCCTCGACATCGAACGCTTCGCTGCCGCCGCGCGTATCTTCATTATCGCGCAGGAAATCATCGTCGACCGCTCCTCCTACCCCACCGAGGGGATCACTTACAATAGCCACTGGTTCCGCACCCTCGGGCTTGGCTACGCCAACCTCGGCGCTCTACTCATGTCCTATGGCTACGCCTATGCCTCCGACGAGGGCCTCGGATTAGCCAAAGCGATCACTGCCGCAATGACAGGTGTTGCCTATAAGACCTCCGCGGAGTTGGCTGCACTGAAAGGCCCTTTCGCAGGTTACCACGAAGCGGCACACTTCGGCGTGCCCAATCCACCTGAAAAAGACAACGTCGCCTCCATGCAAGCAGTCATCGACTTGCACAAGAGTCATGCCGAAGCGCTGGACCACAACTCTCCCAAGCCATTGGTTGATTATGCCGCGAAAATATGGAAAGAAGCCTCCGACCTCGGCAAACGCTATGGCTACCGCAATGCCCAAGTCACTGTGCTCGCACCAACCGGCACCATTGGTTTTCTGATGGACTGCGACACCACTGGCGTCGAGCCTGCCATCGGCCTGGTGGCCTACAAAACGCTTGCCGGCGGCGGTTGCATGACCTTACCCATCAAATCGATTCCGCTCGCGCTGGAAACCCTGGGCTACCAAGCAACAGCGATTGAGAAAATCTGCGCCCATGTTAAAGAATACGGAACCGTCGAGAACATTAAAGTATCCGGCAAGTCGATACTGTCTGGCCTGAAAGACGAACACATCCCCATATTTGACTCCGCCTTCCGCTCCGGGATGGGTGAGCGCTACCTGCCCTACACCGCCCACATCGACATGATGGCCGCCGTACAGCCCTTCCTCTCTGGCGCCATCTCCAAGACTGTGAACATGCCTGAAGAGGCCACCGTCAAAGAAATACGTGACACCTATATCCACGCGTGGAAAAAGGGCATCAAAGGCATCGCCATCTATCGTGACGGCTCTAAGCGCTCCGCCCCCATAAAAACGCGCAAAGACAAGGCCGAAGCAAAGAAAGTAGAGGTCCAAGTAGTAACCGAGCCCTATCGCCGCCGATTGGCCGACACGCGTGAGTCGATCACTCACAAATTCAGCATCGCAGGCTCCGAAGGCTACATCACCATTGGCAAATTCGACGACGGCCAACCAGGTGAAGTTTTCATTCAAATGGCCAAGGCGGGCTCTACCATCAACGGCCTAATGGATACCGTGGGCACACTGGTTTCACTCTGCCTACAATACGGCGTACCTCTGGAAACTTTAGTTAAAAAATTCAGCCACGTCCGCTTTGAACCGGAAGGCATGACGAAGAATCCACATATTCCATTCGCGAAGTCGGTGATTGATTACGTCGCCCGCGAGCTCGGCATGGAATTCATCCCTGGATACAAGGAGAGAATGAGTCCAGCGCTGCAAGAGGACGACGCGTTCGAAGACCGCAATCCTAGCAGCACCGTCATCCCGAAAGAAGACACGAAAATCGACACCAAGCAATTAGAGTTTCTCACCCAAAGTGAAGGCAACTTAACCTGCCCCGAATGCGGAAGCGGTAAAGTCAAAGTCACCGGCACCTGCGCCTGTTGCCTCAACTGCGGCACCAGTTTAGGCTGCAGCTAA